In Pseudoalteromonas sp. MM1, a single window of DNA contains:
- a CDS encoding TonB-dependent siderophore receptor produces the protein MNKTTIASIVSLCLTQGAFAAEESAPDTAKKANNVERIIVSGTSKGRVISDTPQSVTSISEDELVKLSSSSQADVLRYIPGIKVEGGGGEVATNLQVRGLPSSGQFQFTPLSYDGSPSLSVFGLNSSAFDVYYRNDLGIERVEFVRGGVSNLFGQGSVAGIINYISKTGSDDPQSTVQMELSDQGRTRLDFATSGPLNEEGLYYALSGFYRYDEGPLDTGLETKGTQLRGNIRKEFDDGSGSFTVYGQYIDDQAQFYLPIPLDGGSRERLIGNDGSEVESLQTANVSNLTYDTANGRYESPISDGVVTKGGSISVVFEKELANDFAINMRSKYAKYQHEFNLFLDGDGIINVPESQEDFLANRGLGDASGAAFTYTASGQALASDDLLFANRILDRDRPAEDFSAEFNVIKSIFVGDFSHDITLGTFFSHSEADDDNVITTYLGEFNNNPELVDLTYTNADGDVVQYTQNGISGPGISYTNQTISATRRALYIADQMESDDWIIDFGVRYEEIDGKISREGSQVVQISDDPTLAPNLQVNTTGSGVMTYGEVDTSEFAVSGAALYRLTDNLNVYANASRGFFFPEIRGIQFNDLGEPASYEAEIVEQGELGVKFFDNDFSGSIALFRTDLKDRRSVDFVNDGNGGVLELPVMQSTKATGVELTGRYDITDEWAVDANMTYTDHEFTEFDSDPSIIGNELRRKPKILFNSSISYTADSWDAALYHNFTGKNYANDANSVELDSFHLFRFDAGYNWQIAPEQTVRLSVGVFNLFDSDGVTEGSPRLGNSQTSDNPYFVGRPILPRRVTLRVKYDF, from the coding sequence GTGAATAAAACAACGATCGCCTCTATTGTATCTTTATGCCTCACACAGGGCGCGTTTGCCGCAGAAGAGTCTGCGCCAGATACAGCAAAAAAAGCTAATAACGTTGAGCGTATTATCGTCTCTGGTACCAGTAAAGGACGTGTAATTTCAGATACTCCACAATCTGTAACCTCAATTAGCGAAGACGAATTAGTAAAGCTTTCATCAAGCAGCCAAGCAGATGTACTCCGTTACATCCCTGGTATTAAAGTAGAAGGGGGCGGTGGTGAGGTTGCAACAAACCTACAAGTAAGGGGCTTGCCTTCGTCGGGACAGTTTCAGTTTACGCCTTTATCGTATGATGGTTCACCTAGTTTGAGTGTTTTTGGCTTAAACTCGTCGGCATTTGATGTTTATTACCGTAATGACTTAGGTATTGAGCGTGTAGAGTTTGTACGTGGCGGTGTATCTAACTTATTTGGCCAAGGTTCTGTAGCGGGTATTATTAACTACATTTCTAAAACAGGCAGTGATGATCCGCAAAGTACCGTGCAAATGGAGCTATCTGATCAGGGTCGTACTCGCTTAGATTTTGCTACAAGCGGGCCGCTTAACGAAGAGGGCCTTTACTATGCGCTATCGGGTTTTTACCGTTACGACGAGGGCCCGTTAGATACAGGACTTGAGACGAAAGGTACCCAGCTTCGCGGTAATATTCGTAAAGAATTTGATGACGGCTCAGGCTCATTTACGGTTTATGGCCAATACATTGACGATCAAGCGCAGTTTTACCTTCCTATTCCGCTTGATGGCGGCAGCCGTGAGCGTTTAATTGGTAACGATGGCAGCGAAGTGGAGTCACTACAAACTGCTAATGTATCTAACCTTACCTATGATACTGCAAATGGTCGTTATGAATCGCCAATTAGCGATGGTGTGGTTACTAAAGGCGGCTCTATTTCAGTGGTGTTTGAAAAAGAGCTAGCCAACGACTTTGCTATTAACATGCGCAGCAAATACGCAAAGTACCAGCACGAATTTAACCTATTTTTAGACGGCGACGGTATTATTAACGTCCCTGAGAGCCAAGAAGACTTTTTGGCTAACCGTGGTTTAGGTGATGCAAGTGGTGCAGCGTTTACTTACACCGCATCGGGGCAGGCACTTGCAAGTGATGACTTGCTATTTGCTAACCGTATTTTAGACCGCGATCGCCCAGCTGAAGATTTTTCTGCCGAGTTTAATGTTATTAAAAGTATTTTTGTTGGCGATTTTAGCCACGATATTACGCTAGGTACGTTTTTTTCACACAGTGAAGCTGATGACGATAATGTTATTACGACTTACTTAGGTGAGTTTAACAATAACCCTGAGCTGGTGGATTTAACGTACACCAATGCCGATGGCGATGTTGTTCAGTACACACAAAATGGCATTAGTGGGCCTGGTATTTCATACACTAACCAAACAATTAGCGCCACGCGCCGTGCACTTTACATAGCGGATCAAATGGAAAGCGATGATTGGATTATCGACTTTGGTGTACGCTATGAAGAAATAGACGGCAAAATTAGCCGTGAAGGCAGCCAAGTCGTTCAGATTTCTGATGACCCAACGCTTGCCCCTAATTTACAAGTTAACACTACGGGCAGTGGTGTAATGACTTACGGTGAAGTCGACACCTCTGAATTTGCGGTATCAGGTGCGGCGTTATATCGCTTAACTGATAATTTAAATGTATATGCCAATGCATCACGCGGGTTTTTCTTCCCAGAAATTAGAGGTATTCAGTTTAACGATTTAGGCGAGCCTGCCAGCTACGAAGCCGAAATTGTTGAGCAAGGCGAACTAGGTGTTAAATTTTTTGATAACGACTTTAGCGGTAGCATCGCGTTATTTAGAACTGACTTAAAAGACAGGCGCAGCGTAGACTTTGTAAACGATGGTAACGGGGGCGTATTAGAGCTGCCAGTTATGCAATCGACCAAAGCAACAGGCGTGGAGCTTACTGGTCGTTACGATATTACCGACGAGTGGGCTGTTGATGCCAACATGACTTACACCGACCACGAATTTACTGAGTTTGACTCAGACCCTTCTATTATTGGTAATGAGTTACGCCGTAAACCAAAAATATTATTTAACTCATCCATTAGTTACACCGCAGATAGCTGGGATGCTGCTTTGTATCATAACTTTACCGGTAAAAACTATGCCAACGATGCAAACTCGGTAGAGCTTGATTCATTTCACTTATTTAGATTTGATGCAGGTTATAACTGGCAAATTGCACCGGAGCAAACAGTACGTCTAAGCGTAGGGGTATTTAACTTGTTTGACTCTGATGGTGTAACCGAAGGCTCGCCGCGTTTAGGTAATAGCCAAACGTCAGACAACCCTTACTTTGTAGGTCGCCCAATTCTCCCACGACGCGTCACATTAAGAGTTAAATACGACTTTTAA
- a CDS encoding sodium:solute symporter, translating to MNILDFSIVALYLGALLVMGFMLREQTNKSDYFLGGKSLGWKPLALSVMATQLSAISFISAPAFVGLREGGGMQWLSYELGVPLAMILILATILPKLYKSGVVSIYDYLEMRFGRSTRVLISVVFQFSRAFATGIMIYAVSLILQGTMGIEAWQAIVLTGVITVLYSLQGGMKAVVYGDAIQMIIIVLGTIACIGFGLYHLGGVDTFIANVDSSRLEAIKLDSFGFSGDGFGFLPMIFGGVVLYASYYGCDQTQAQRALSAKDPKNLRYMILANGVVRFPITILYCVSGLIVGTLAMTNSDFLAKIPTDNPDWMMPIFILDYLPHGLIGLLVVAILSAAMSSLSSAINSLSAVSIEDYSRISNKELDQPTYLKLAKYLGLAWGAITLVLSLFAGDIAPTIIEAINKVGSLFYGPILAVFLIAVLSKRSAALHANIGLISGVLINLLVSIFAPDVFWFWWNFIGFVCTAIIIYVTSRVIPRDVNEVAKAQNAETTSNSILTGKDIVMLLSMFVVMVLICLAIPSIFS from the coding sequence ATGAATATATTAGATTTTTCAATAGTTGCTCTCTACCTTGGTGCCTTATTGGTGATGGGGTTTATGCTACGCGAACAAACCAATAAAAGTGATTACTTTTTAGGGGGTAAAAGCTTAGGGTGGAAACCGCTGGCTTTGTCGGTAATGGCCACTCAGCTTTCGGCTATTAGTTTTATTTCGGCTCCTGCATTTGTTGGTTTGCGTGAAGGCGGTGGTATGCAATGGCTCTCGTATGAGTTAGGTGTACCGCTGGCGATGATTTTAATTTTAGCGACTATTTTACCTAAGCTTTATAAAAGCGGCGTTGTTAGTATTTACGATTACTTAGAAATGCGTTTTGGCCGCTCAACCCGTGTGCTTATTAGTGTGGTATTTCAGTTTAGCCGCGCATTTGCCACCGGTATTATGATTTATGCCGTATCGCTTATTTTACAAGGCACCATGGGCATAGAAGCGTGGCAGGCTATTGTACTAACCGGCGTTATCACTGTGCTATATTCACTGCAAGGCGGCATGAAAGCCGTGGTATATGGTGATGCCATTCAAATGATCATCATTGTACTGGGTACCATTGCCTGTATTGGCTTTGGGCTTTATCACTTAGGTGGTGTTGATACCTTTATTGCTAATGTTGATTCGAGCCGATTAGAAGCTATAAAGCTTGATTCGTTTGGCTTTAGTGGTGACGGCTTTGGCTTTTTACCTATGATTTTTGGTGGTGTGGTGCTTTACGCTTCGTACTACGGGTGTGACCAAACGCAAGCACAGCGTGCGCTTAGTGCAAAAGATCCTAAAAACTTGCGCTACATGATTTTAGCCAACGGGGTCGTGCGTTTTCCTATTACTATTTTATATTGTGTGTCGGGTTTAATTGTAGGCACACTGGCTATGACTAATTCTGATTTTTTAGCAAAAATTCCTACCGATAATCCAGATTGGATGATGCCAATATTTATTTTAGATTACTTGCCGCATGGCCTAATTGGTTTATTAGTTGTGGCTATTTTATCTGCGGCTATGTCGTCACTTAGCTCAGCTATTAACTCGCTTTCGGCGGTCAGCATTGAAGATTACAGCCGTATTTCTAATAAAGAGCTAGACCAACCAACGTATTTAAAACTGGCTAAGTACTTAGGCTTAGCATGGGGCGCAATTACGCTTGTGTTATCACTTTTTGCGGGTGACATAGCGCCCACTATTATTGAAGCCATTAACAAAGTAGGCTCACTATTTTATGGCCCAATACTCGCAGTATTTTTAATCGCAGTGTTAAGTAAACGAAGTGCAGCCCTACATGCAAATATAGGTTTAATTAGTGGTGTACTAATTAACTTACTGGTGTCGATATTTGCGCCCGATGTATTTTGGTTTTGGTGGAACTTTATTGGATTTGTATGCACTGCAATTATTATTTATGTAACCAGCCGCGTTATTCCTCGTGACGTAAACGAAGTCGCTAAAGCGCAAAACGCTGAGACAACCTCAAACTCTATTTTAACCGGTAAAGATATCGTTATGCTGCTGAGCATGTTTGTTGTGATGGTATTAATTTGCCTTGCTATTCCTTCAATTTTTTCGTGA
- a CDS encoding trehalase family glycosidase → MTTINSSKIDAVTASSLAELATKTLIANDLGGYTVPTHGLYPFQWNWDSAITALGWMKSDEGRAWQEIDVLFSGQWDDGMVPHILFHKDADTYFPGPDVWGSDKKIKSTSISQPPVVATVMKEMLASAQDKTLAEQKVKALFSKVVDYHLWWYNDRDPENTGLVVTYHPWESGMDNSPSWDDALQAVPCVDWEYTRRDTSHVDSSQRPHKSEYDRFLYLVDFFKRNNFDSKVIYETCPYKMNDLGIIAILHRATKDLLEMGEQLGLNDARTDYLAQRAELTQQSINTLWCDKSKYFYCKDVLTNSLAKVKTSAALLTVYAGLTSNEQAQIINTATEDFIESSQFSVASTHPKEEKYEPQRYWRGPIWLHINWMIATGLKEAGFVTTAEKIQDDTRGLVLKSGYYEYFNPETGAGCGGKDFSWTAAIALHWLLD, encoded by the coding sequence ATGACTACTATAAACAGCAGTAAAATTGATGCAGTCACTGCTTCATCACTTGCAGAGCTTGCTACTAAAACACTTATAGCAAACGATTTAGGTGGCTATACAGTACCAACCCATGGCCTTTACCCGTTTCAATGGAACTGGGATTCAGCTATAACTGCGCTAGGTTGGATGAAGTCTGATGAGGGGCGTGCGTGGCAAGAAATTGATGTGTTATTTTCAGGTCAGTGGGATGACGGCATGGTGCCACATATCTTATTTCATAAAGATGCCGACACGTATTTCCCAGGTCCGGATGTGTGGGGATCAGACAAAAAAATTAAAAGTACGTCTATTTCGCAGCCACCCGTTGTGGCCACAGTAATGAAAGAAATGCTTGCAAGCGCACAAGATAAAACCCTTGCAGAGCAAAAGGTTAAGGCGCTATTTTCAAAGGTTGTTGATTACCATTTATGGTGGTACAACGACCGCGATCCTGAAAATACAGGTTTAGTAGTGACTTACCATCCGTGGGAGTCGGGCATGGATAACAGCCCATCATGGGATGACGCACTCCAAGCTGTGCCATGTGTTGACTGGGAGTACACTCGTCGCGATACAAGCCATGTAGATTCGTCGCAGCGCCCACATAAAAGTGAGTACGACCGCTTTTTATACCTAGTAGACTTTTTTAAACGTAACAATTTTGATAGCAAAGTAATTTACGAAACCTGCCCGTACAAAATGAACGACCTAGGTATTATTGCTATTTTGCATCGTGCCACAAAAGATTTACTCGAAATGGGTGAACAACTTGGTTTAAACGATGCACGTACCGATTATTTAGCCCAACGTGCTGAGCTTACACAACAATCTATTAACACCCTGTGGTGTGATAAAAGCAAATACTTTTACTGTAAAGACGTGCTAACAAATAGCCTAGCTAAAGTTAAAACCTCAGCAGCACTATTAACTGTTTATGCTGGTTTAACATCTAACGAGCAAGCCCAGATAATTAATACCGCAACTGAAGACTTTATTGAGTCGAGCCAATTTAGTGTGGCATCTACCCACCCTAAAGAAGAAAAGTACGAACCACAGCGTTACTGGCGCGGCCCTATTTGGTTACACATTAACTGGATGATAGCCACAGGCCTAAAAGAAGCAGGCTTTGTGACAACTGCTGAAAAAATTCAGGATGACACCCGCGGCTTAGTGCTTAAATCGGGTTACTACGAATACTTTAACCCAGAGACTGGCGCAGGCTGTGGAGGTAAAGATTTCTCATGGACAGCAGCAATTGCACTGCATTGGCTACTTGATTAA
- a CDS encoding AGE family epimerase/isomerase, with translation MSHTPDNFKSREFLTQHIADTLAFYEPNIDDEHGGFYQNFSDNGEVFDKQTRHLVSSTRFVFNYARAYQTFNDEKYLNRVKSGIEFIRKHHFVEQTGGYNWLLSVDKGNATVLDDTNHCYGFAFVILAYSWAYRVGVTQAREYLNDTFQTMETHFWDTRAGLYKDQHNSDFTKCDPYRGQNANMHTCEALIAAYEATQDELFLNRALTLADNMVNRQANLMGGLIWEHYDINWQVDLEYNKDDPKNLFRPWGFQPGHQTEWSKLLMFLNKHKPQAWLVERAQALFDESINVAWDKQHGGICYGFAPDKSICDDDKYFWVQAETLCCAAYLYETTEDEKYQQWYDKIWQYSWQHLVDHQYGAWFRILTVDNKKIDTEKSPIGKTDYHTMGACFDVLALLK, from the coding sequence ATGAGCCACACACCTGATAACTTTAAAAGCCGCGAATTTTTAACGCAGCACATTGCCGATACACTGGCATTTTATGAGCCTAACATTGACGATGAGCATGGCGGTTTTTACCAAAACTTTTCAGATAATGGTGAGGTATTTGATAAGCAAACTCGCCACCTAGTAAGCTCTACTCGGTTTGTATTTAACTATGCACGTGCGTACCAAACCTTTAATGACGAAAAGTACCTAAACCGTGTTAAATCGGGTATTGAGTTTATTCGTAAACACCATTTTGTTGAGCAAACCGGTGGCTACAATTGGCTATTGAGTGTTGATAAAGGTAACGCCACTGTACTTGATGATACCAACCACTGTTATGGCTTTGCGTTCGTGATTTTAGCCTACAGCTGGGCATACCGTGTAGGTGTTACACAGGCGCGCGAATACCTAAACGATACATTTCAAACAATGGAAACACATTTTTGGGACACAAGAGCAGGTTTATATAAAGATCAGCACAACAGTGACTTTACTAAGTGCGATCCGTATCGCGGCCAAAACGCCAACATGCACACCTGCGAAGCACTTATTGCCGCGTATGAAGCAACTCAAGATGAGCTATTTTTAAATCGTGCGCTTACACTTGCCGATAACATGGTTAATCGCCAAGCTAATTTAATGGGTGGGCTTATTTGGGAGCACTACGATATAAATTGGCAGGTTGATTTAGAATACAACAAAGACGATCCAAAAAATTTGTTTCGCCCGTGGGGTTTCCAGCCAGGTCATCAAACTGAGTGGTCAAAACTATTAATGTTTTTAAATAAGCATAAGCCACAAGCTTGGCTTGTAGAACGTGCTCAAGCGTTATTTGATGAGTCAATAAACGTTGCCTGGGATAAACAACACGGCGGTATTTGTTACGGATTTGCGCCAGATAAAAGCATATGCGATGACGACAAGTACTTTTGGGTGCAAGCCGAAACACTCTGTTGTGCAGCCTACCTTTATGAAACCACAGAGGATGAAAAATACCAGCAGTGGTATGACAAAATTTGGCAGTACTCATGGCAGCACTTAGTTGATCATCAATACGGTGCGTGGTTTAGAATTTTAACCGTAGATAACAAAAAAATAGATACCGAAAAAAGCCCTATTGGTAAAACTGATTACCATACTATGGGTGCCTGCTTTGATGTGTTGGCGTTATTAAAATAA
- a CDS encoding ROK family transcriptional regulator gives MFSLNNSNLLRSGFELGKGDKLFQDIERDIIKVVFWEQCVTQSHIVSATRIPQQTVSRLLKSLTQHGVIVQTDTLIPNKKGKPGFGIALNPDYGFTFGLAILLDAISLAVMDFTGKVVYTHMQLMSDMSINNVLKCAQKLVDDISAERDIPSDKILGMGVGISGFFSSMDGKMNTHHMLEEWSQVDIIDIVSQHFQLPTWVVNDATGAAAGEGVAGIGREYKNFVYMFVSAAFGGGIVNNSDVLRGTYGNAGELGDMLPPKLYAHPNLELLKRILKKNGVAVNSIYDLHDNFDPEWPGVEEWLFKVQDSFDLVATCCSALLDAEAIIIGGHIPKELAEKVIARTEVYAQFRRGAKRPMPKLVVSNIDNFPVSIGAATLPFRELCL, from the coding sequence ATGTTTTCGCTAAATAACAGTAACTTATTACGCTCAGGTTTTGAGCTTGGAAAAGGCGATAAGCTTTTTCAAGACATTGAGCGTGATATTATTAAAGTGGTGTTTTGGGAGCAATGCGTAACACAAAGCCATATTGTGAGCGCCACCCGAATTCCGCAACAAACTGTCTCGCGTTTACTTAAGTCGTTAACCCAGCACGGCGTAATAGTGCAAACCGATACACTCATTCCTAATAAAAAAGGCAAACCTGGTTTTGGCATTGCGCTAAACCCTGATTACGGGTTTACCTTTGGTTTGGCTATTTTACTTGATGCCATTTCACTTGCGGTTATGGATTTTACTGGCAAAGTGGTTTACACCCACATGCAGTTAATGTCAGATATGAGCATTAATAACGTGCTTAAATGCGCGCAAAAACTGGTGGATGATATAAGCGCAGAACGCGATATTCCAAGCGATAAAATACTGGGCATGGGTGTGGGTATTTCAGGCTTTTTTAGTTCTATGGACGGTAAAATGAATACCCACCATATGCTAGAAGAGTGGTCGCAAGTTGATATTATCGATATTGTATCGCAGCACTTTCAGTTACCTACTTGGGTGGTGAACGACGCCACAGGCGCAGCCGCTGGCGAGGGCGTTGCAGGTATTGGCCGTGAATACAAAAACTTTGTATATATGTTTGTATCGGCCGCATTTGGTGGCGGTATAGTTAATAATAGCGACGTACTGCGTGGTACTTACGGTAACGCTGGCGAGCTTGGCGATATGCTACCGCCTAAGCTATATGCTCATCCTAATTTAGAGTTACTAAAACGTATTTTGAAAAAAAATGGCGTTGCGGTTAATTCAATTTACGATTTACACGATAACTTTGACCCAGAATGGCCAGGCGTTGAAGAGTGGCTATTTAAAGTTCAAGACTCGTTTGATTTAGTGGCAACTTGTTGCTCAGCGCTATTAGATGCTGAAGCCATTATTATTGGCGGCCATATACCTAAAGAGCTGGCTGAAAAAGTAATCGCCCGCACAGAGGTGTACGCGCAATTTAGACGCGGGGCCAAACGCCCAATGCCTAAGCTGGTGGTGTCTAATATTGATAACTTCCCGGTGTCGATAGGCGCAGCCACCTTGCCATTTAGAGAGCTGTGTTTGTAG
- a CDS encoding carbohydrate kinase gives MKHTICFGEVLVDLLSDKLSQNNSEHEAFTKFAGGAPANVSVAIAKLGGNAYFAGMLSTDSFGSFLHNALKEQGVKTDFMRFTSQAKTALAFVSLDDDGDRTFEFYRDNTADLRFNNDDFRSEWFEQCDIFHICSNTLTDERIRKTTAYGVEFAKQNNAIVSFDINLRLNLWPSNANPREHILPLLKHCSIIKASKEELEYLAGEQTGEEFIAHTLNNGCELFVVTDAGNPMHWYTKNAKQTLIPKKVTMVDATAAGDAFVGGLLYQLGLQNLTPSSFSKLCDSPETLTTIFEFASLCGAHAASYKGAFTSLPNEKSLNDFRSTL, from the coding sequence ATGAAACACACAATATGTTTTGGTGAAGTACTGGTTGATTTACTCTCAGATAAATTAAGTCAAAACAACAGCGAGCACGAAGCATTTACTAAGTTTGCAGGTGGTGCACCTGCAAACGTAAGCGTAGCCATTGCAAAGCTAGGTGGTAACGCTTACTTTGCGGGCATGCTGAGCACCGACAGTTTTGGCAGTTTTTTACATAACGCCTTAAAAGAGCAAGGTGTAAAAACCGACTTTATGCGCTTTACAAGCCAAGCTAAAACTGCCCTTGCGTTTGTATCGCTTGATGACGACGGCGACCGTACGTTTGAGTTTTATCGCGATAACACCGCCGACTTACGCTTTAATAATGATGACTTTAGGAGTGAATGGTTTGAGCAATGCGACATATTTCATATTTGCTCAAACACCTTAACCGACGAGCGCATACGTAAAACAACTGCTTACGGTGTTGAATTTGCTAAACAAAATAATGCGATTGTCAGTTTTGACATTAACTTACGCCTTAACTTATGGCCAAGTAATGCCAATCCGCGTGAGCATATTTTACCCTTACTAAAACACTGCTCTATTATTAAAGCCTCAAAAGAAGAGCTTGAATACTTAGCGGGTGAACAAACGGGTGAAGAATTTATTGCTCATACGCTTAATAATGGCTGTGAGTTATTTGTGGTTACCGATGCAGGCAACCCAATGCATTGGTACACAAAAAATGCCAAGCAAACGCTTATCCCAAAAAAAGTGACTATGGTTGATGCCACCGCCGCAGGTGATGCATTTGTAGGTGGGTTGCTGTATCAGCTAGGCTTACAAAATCTGACACCTAGCTCTTTTAGTAAGCTTTGCGACAGCCCCGAAACACTCACAACTATTTTTGAATTTGCTTCGTTATGTGGTGCCCATGCCGCATCTTACAAAGGGGCATTTACGTCTTTGCCTAACGAAAAATCACTAAATGATTTTAGGAGCACACTATGA
- a CDS encoding glycerate kinase encodes MDANKSFLIDLFTTAVNACKPSACMSKYLKNIDASNGLCVVGAGKAAAEMAAEINRFYGDKCFGAVVTRYGYESAGDIGRIKVLSANHPTPDDNSLAAGKALLELVINNPADIPILFIISGGGSSLMCLPVDDVPFAQKQALNQFLLKSGASVDEINVVRKQLSLVKGGKLAQAAKSDYVTLIISDVVGDKPSDIASGPTISDGSTKADALAILQKYNWPVISEIEAHLLKPEQARAADTVGEHFIVANAQHAIDSAIDVAQHQGWDTQVLGYDIQGEAKEVARVHAKIALEEKAKGKRVMLFSGGELTVTVADVYGDGGPNQEYLMALADALNGEAGIYAIACDTDGVDGSKDVAGAYIDSSTIARAEAAGENLQAQLQGHNSHQFFKAIDDLIITGPTNTNVNDFRVIVIE; translated from the coding sequence ATGGATGCTAACAAGTCGTTTTTAATCGATTTATTTACCACTGCGGTAAATGCCTGTAAACCAAGTGCTTGCATGAGCAAGTATTTAAAAAATATAGATGCCAGCAATGGCTTATGTGTGGTAGGTGCCGGTAAAGCAGCCGCAGAAATGGCCGCTGAGATTAATCGCTTTTATGGTGATAAATGCTTTGGCGCTGTAGTGACGCGTTATGGCTACGAAAGTGCTGGCGATATTGGGCGCATAAAAGTACTGAGCGCTAACCACCCAACGCCAGATGATAACAGCTTAGCTGCAGGTAAAGCACTGTTAGAGCTTGTAATAAATAACCCTGCCGATATTCCTATTTTGTTTATTATATCAGGTGGTGGCTCGTCATTGATGTGCCTGCCTGTTGATGATGTACCGTTTGCGCAAAAGCAGGCACTTAATCAGTTTTTACTTAAAAGTGGTGCAAGTGTTGATGAAATTAATGTTGTGCGCAAACAACTCTCGCTTGTTAAAGGGGGCAAGTTAGCGCAAGCGGCTAAATCGGATTATGTAACGCTGATTATTTCTGATGTAGTAGGCGATAAGCCAAGCGATATTGCATCTGGCCCCACTATTAGCGATGGCAGTACTAAAGCTGATGCGCTGGCTATTTTACAAAAGTATAATTGGCCAGTTATAAGTGAGATTGAAGCCCATTTACTAAAACCTGAGCAAGCGCGTGCAGCCGATACAGTGGGAGAGCACTTTATTGTAGCTAATGCGCAGCATGCGATTGATAGTGCTATTGATGTAGCACAGCATCAAGGTTGGGATACGCAAGTACTTGGATACGATATTCAAGGTGAGGCAAAAGAGGTTGCCCGCGTACACGCTAAAATTGCCCTTGAGGAAAAAGCAAAAGGCAAGCGCGTTATGTTGTTCTCAGGTGGCGAGCTTACAGTAACCGTTGCCGATGTATACGGCGATGGCGGTCCTAATCAAGAGTATTTAATGGCACTGGCTGATGCGCTAAACGGCGAAGCGGGTATTTACGCAATAGCGTGCGATACTGACGGCGTTGACGGTAGTAAAGATGTTGCTGGCGCGTATATAGATAGCAGTACGATTGCTCGTGCAGAGGCCGCCGGCGAGAACTTACAAGCGCAGTTACAAGGTCATAATAGCCATCAGTTTTTTAAAGCCATTGATGATTTAATTATTACGGGGCCAACAAACACTAACGTTAACGATTTTAGAGTCATTGTGATTGAATAG